In the Fibrobacter sp. UWR4 genome, one interval contains:
- the dinD gene encoding DNA damage-inducible protein D, whose product MTKKEISTYSQQTFESIKHVDENGIEFWYARELQTALEYAQWRRFEESIDRAKVACEASGIEVADHFAGVGKMINLAKGAQREISDVKLSRYACYLIVMNGDPRKEVIALGQTYFAVKTRQQEIAENIEQLSEDEKRLAIRDEVTIRNKFLASAAKAAGVETPVDYAVFQNRGYQGLYNGLSMQDIHKRKGLKKSQQILDHMGATELAANLFRITQTDDKLRRENIKGKENANETHFAVGQKVRQTIKELGGVMPENLPTPEKSAKQLKRLKK is encoded by the coding sequence ATGACTAAAAAAGAAATCTCAACTTATTCTCAGCAAACTTTTGAAAGCATCAAGCATGTAGACGAAAACGGTATCGAATTCTGGTACGCGAGGGAATTGCAGACAGCGTTGGAATACGCACAATGGCGGCGTTTCGAAGAATCTATTGATAGAGCGAAAGTAGCGTGTGAAGCTAGTGGAATTGAAGTGGCAGATCATTTTGCCGGCGTTGGCAAAATGATAAATCTCGCCAAAGGTGCACAACGTGAAATCAGTGATGTCAAGCTTTCTCGCTATGCTTGTTATTTGATCGTAATGAACGGAGACCCTCGTAAAGAGGTAATTGCCTTGGGGCAGACCTATTTTGCGGTAAAGACTCGTCAGCAGGAGATTGCAGAAAACATTGAACAGTTGTCTGAAGATGAGAAACGCTTGGCGATTCGTGACGAAGTTACTATCCGCAATAAGTTCCTGGCTAGCGCAGCAAAGGCTGCCGGAGTCGAGACTCCAGTGGACTACGCCGTATTTCAGAATCGTGGTTATCAAGGCTTGTACAATGGTTTAAGCATGCAGGATATTCATAAGCGCAAAGGGCTGAAGAAAAGTCAACAGATTCTGGATCACATGGGCGCTACAGAACTTGCAGCAAATCTTTTCCGCATCACACAAACAGATGATAAGCTGCGTCGCGAGAATATCAAGGGCAAGGAGAACGCGAACGAAACGCACTTTGCCGTTGGTCAAAAAGTCCGTCAAACGATCAAGGAACTTGGCGGAGTTATGCCCGAAAACCTGCCCACACCAGAGAAAAGTGCAAAACAATTGAAAAGATTAAAGAAATAA
- a CDS encoding right-handed parallel beta-helix repeat-containing protein has translation MDKKFFYSLGFALLAAQAFGATYYVAVDGNDGAVGSKEKPFASLNKANAVVQPGDTVWIRGGVYDLNDTVYYKRYEMTAGILLTASGESDDKRIYYFAYPGERPIFDGTNLPIGQACRNKGTIDSVMTTSPIVVAAKYLHLKGFEVRNTPMKCNSNSGIFLYASKHIILEQIDSHHNAGPGIFIHDGASGGGGHLVLNCDAHDNYDPTGWQGDGENADGFGVHYQHDGDTTRFVGCRSWWNSDDGYDVLAQEFPVIVENSYAMGNGYIKYGTATPPGVNGHGFKMGYSRTGAGHHIIKNCVAWNNVANGFYSNYTNAGSTWINNTAYKNGDRSFGMASTTYDADLNRTADVMPLFGDNAHVLKNNIAIPNKNSQIGSCWMKDATHDVYVDCPAGENNTWNLKLDLTEDDFMSLDDPSLMVTGEDLSKIPGILGPRNPDGSVPDVGFLKLKEGSRAIDKGEDIGQFFVGEAPDLGAYEFGIIKSSSSIASSSSVAESSSSEGSASIITNVATFKVISGEATVFDLQGRYFGKMQLEKIKTPGIYLIRQGNHLQKVNVK, from the coding sequence ATGGACAAGAAGTTCTTTTATTCGTTAGGGTTTGCCCTGTTGGCAGCCCAGGCATTTGGCGCGACTTATTATGTCGCGGTCGATGGTAACGATGGGGCCGTCGGTTCCAAGGAAAAGCCTTTTGCATCCCTCAACAAGGCCAACGCCGTTGTGCAGCCTGGCGATACGGTGTGGATCCGTGGGGGAGTCTACGACCTGAACGACACGGTTTACTACAAGCGCTACGAGATGACGGCGGGCATTCTTTTGACCGCCAGCGGCGAAAGTGACGACAAGCGCATTTATTATTTCGCATACCCTGGGGAGCGCCCGATTTTTGACGGCACGAATCTCCCTATCGGTCAAGCCTGCAGGAACAAGGGGACCATCGACAGCGTCATGACGACGTCTCCCATTGTGGTGGCGGCAAAATACCTGCATTTGAAGGGTTTCGAAGTCCGCAACACCCCCATGAAGTGCAACTCCAATTCCGGAATTTTCCTTTACGCCAGTAAGCATATTATTCTGGAACAAATCGACAGCCATCATAACGCTGGTCCGGGAATTTTCATTCATGACGGAGCCTCTGGAGGCGGTGGCCATCTTGTGTTGAACTGCGACGCCCACGACAATTACGACCCCACAGGTTGGCAGGGCGATGGCGAAAATGCCGATGGCTTTGGCGTACATTATCAGCACGATGGCGATACTACAAGATTTGTGGGATGCCGTTCCTGGTGGAACAGCGACGATGGCTACGATGTTCTTGCGCAGGAATTCCCTGTCATTGTAGAAAACAGCTATGCCATGGGCAATGGTTATATCAAGTATGGAACCGCAACGCCGCCGGGAGTAAATGGCCACGGCTTTAAGATGGGTTACAGTCGCACAGGTGCCGGTCATCATATCATTAAAAATTGTGTGGCCTGGAATAACGTAGCTAACGGTTTCTATTCCAATTATACCAATGCTGGTAGCACTTGGATCAACAACACCGCTTATAAAAATGGAGACCGTTCATTTGGTATGGCCTCCACTACCTATGATGCGGATCTGAATCGCACGGCAGATGTGATGCCCTTGTTTGGCGACAACGCCCACGTGCTGAAGAACAACATCGCCATCCCGAATAAGAATTCCCAGATTGGATCTTGCTGGATGAAGGATGCTACTCACGATGTGTATGTGGATTGCCCTGCCGGCGAAAACAACACCTGGAACTTGAAACTGGATTTGACGGAAGACGACTTCATGAGTCTCGACGATCCCAGCTTGATGGTAACGGGCGAGGACCTTTCCAAGATTCCTGGAATTTTGGGCCCGCGAAATCCTGATGGTAGTGTTCCTGATGTGGGTTTCTTGAAGCTGAAGGAAGGCAGCCGCGCCATCGACAAGGGCGAAGACATTGGTCAGTTCTTTGTGGGGGAGGCCCCGGACCTGGGCGCTTATGAATTCGGAATCATCAAGTCCAGCAGCTCTATTGCATCTAGTAGTTCCGTCGCGGAATCTAGCAGTTCCGAAGGCTCTGCTTCTATCATCACGAACGTCGCAACATTCAAGGTGATCTCTGGCGAAGCAACCGTATTCGACTTGCAAGGCCGCTACTTTGGGAAAATGCAATTGGAAAAAATCAAAACTCCCGGCATCTACCTGATCCGCCAAGGAAACCATCTGCAGAAAGTCAACGTGAAGTAG
- a CDS encoding PDDEXK nuclease domain-containing protein — protein sequence MRQFYEKWEEFLNRPPMAGELEKAEFDIKTPIIPIHALINLNRSPMAEVLNFSDFLALSFSHHMEILEKTDSVEERAFYIHQAVLNHWDKYTLREYLKVDLFHHQGQMSNNFALTLPKTLHTQKAISMFKDEYLLDFINVEELGERNPQDIDERVVEKAIVQNVKNFILTFGKDFTYVGHQVHIEKFEHDMWVDLLFFNRELRSLVVVELKTGEFKPSYLGQLAAYMRVLNDDERKPSENPVIGIILCQNADKPFVEYLLQDYNQPMGVATYKAMPEKLKLVLPDEKLLLEAMRK from the coding sequence ATGCGTCAATTTTACGAGAAATGGGAAGAGTTTTTAAATCGCCCGCCAATGGCGGGCGAATTGGAAAAGGCTGAATTTGACATAAAAACGCCAATTATACCCATTCACGCTCTAATAAACTTAAATCGTTCGCCAATGGCGGAAGTTTTGAACTTCTCCGATTTCCTTGCACTCAGTTTTTCACATCATATGGAGATTTTAGAGAAAACGGATTCTGTAGAGGAACGAGCGTTTTACATCCACCAGGCCGTTTTGAATCATTGGGACAAGTACACCCTGCGGGAATACCTTAAGGTAGACCTGTTTCATCACCAAGGGCAGATGTCCAACAATTTCGCGTTGACACTCCCGAAAACGCTCCATACGCAAAAGGCCATTTCGATGTTCAAGGACGAGTACCTCCTGGATTTTATCAATGTGGAGGAATTGGGGGAGCGCAACCCGCAAGATATTGACGAACGCGTGGTTGAAAAAGCCATTGTCCAGAATGTCAAGAACTTCATTTTGACCTTCGGCAAGGATTTTACGTATGTGGGCCATCAGGTTCATATCGAAAAATTTGAACACGACATGTGGGTGGACCTGCTCTTTTTCAATCGCGAATTGCGCAGCCTTGTCGTTGTCGAACTTAAGACGGGCGAGTTTAAGCCGTCATATTTAGGCCAGTTGGCCGCATATATGCGTGTGTTGAATGATGATGAACGCAAGCCTTCTGAGAATCCCGTAATTGGTATAATACTTTGTCAAAATGCCGACAAGCCCTTTGTGGAATACTTGCTTCAGGATTATAACCAGCCCATGGGCGTTGCAACCTACAAGGCGATGCCTGAAAAACTCAAATTGGTCCTGCCCGACGAAAAACTGCTCCTGGAGGCAATGCGTAAGTAG
- a CDS encoding DUF6169 family protein: protein MIPKLSSLNHYNWQSEEFEYYFITDSDNKTRNTILLILHEFFTNNQRIVLFMVLDSSDQREKARERLFYRNWYLQFGQDVCDMEPLPVIKIDSINVITYIMFPKGFENKVGILQEMTSYIKESFG, encoded by the coding sequence ATGATCCCGAAGTTAAGCTCGTTAAACCATTATAACTGGCAATCCGAAGAATTCGAATATTATTTCATAACAGATTCAGATAATAAGACTAGAAATACAATCCTATTAATCCTACATGAATTTTTTACTAATAACCAGAGAATAGTCTTATTCATGGTTCTTGATTCCAGTGACCAACGAGAAAAAGCGCGTGAACGTTTGTTTTATAGGAACTGGTATCTTCAATTCGGTCAAGATGTGTGTGATATGGAACCACTACCTGTAATAAAAATTGATTCCATAAATGTCATTACCTACATAATGTTTCCAAAAGGATTTGAAAATAAGGTAGGTATATTACAAGAGATGACGAGCTATATCAAAGAATCGTTCGGGTAG
- the tgt gene encoding tRNA guanosine(34) transglycosylase Tgt — protein sequence MNSNPFELKKTSKKSKARLGVIHTAHGDVTTPIFMPVGTNATVKGITSRDIKELEAEIILANTYHLYLRPGTKTVAEAGGVQKFMNFNGPMLTDSGGFQVWSLKQFRKITEEGVRFKSLLDGSMHMFTPASVMQAQREIGADIIMAFDECTPYPSTLEEADESLRLTLKWTREAKEWLEANPPIHGYPQYFFGIVQGGMHKELRQKSIEALKEIGPDGYAMGGLSVGEPVETMYEIADFCTNLLPEDRARYVMGVGTPWNLLELIRRGVDMCDCILPNKNAQDGLVYTSQGVLRYKNQKFAHDFDTPLDPNCDCYCCRNYSRGYMRHLHKAKEPLGWTLSVIHNLRFYIKLMQQAKAHIADDTFEEWADEMIPKLQQNL from the coding sequence ATGAATTCCAATCCCTTTGAACTGAAGAAGACGTCCAAAAAGTCCAAGGCACGCCTTGGGGTGATTCACACGGCACATGGCGATGTGACTACGCCGATCTTTATGCCGGTGGGCACCAACGCCACGGTCAAGGGGATTACCAGCCGCGATATCAAGGAGCTGGAGGCGGAAATCATCCTGGCCAACACTTACCACCTGTACCTGCGTCCGGGAACAAAGACCGTGGCGGAGGCTGGCGGCGTTCAGAAGTTCATGAACTTTAACGGCCCCATGCTTACGGACAGCGGCGGATTCCAGGTTTGGAGTCTCAAGCAGTTCCGCAAGATTACGGAAGAGGGCGTCCGATTCAAGAGCCTGCTGGATGGTTCCATGCACATGTTCACGCCGGCAAGCGTCATGCAGGCACAGCGGGAAATCGGTGCGGATATCATCATGGCTTTTGACGAATGCACGCCGTACCCCAGCACGTTGGAAGAGGCCGACGAATCGCTGCGTCTGACGCTGAAGTGGACCCGCGAGGCCAAGGAATGGCTGGAAGCGAATCCGCCCATTCACGGCTACCCGCAGTATTTCTTTGGGATTGTACAGGGCGGCATGCACAAGGAACTGCGACAGAAGTCCATCGAGGCCCTTAAGGAAATCGGTCCCGATGGTTACGCCATGGGCGGGCTTTCTGTGGGGGAGCCAGTGGAAACCATGTACGAAATTGCAGACTTCTGCACAAACCTGCTGCCAGAAGACCGCGCCCGCTACGTGATGGGGGTGGGCACGCCCTGGAACCTGCTGGAACTGATCCGCCGTGGGGTAGATATGTGCGACTGCATCCTGCCCAATAAAAACGCCCAGGACGGCCTGGTCTATACAAGCCAGGGCGTTCTCCGCTACAAGAATCAGAAGTTCGCCCACGATTTCGACACCCCGCTGGACCCCAACTGCGACTGCTACTGCTGCCGCAATTACAGCCGCGGCTACATGCGTCACCTGCATAAAGCAAAAGAGCCCCTGGGATGGACTCTTTCTGTAATTCATAATCTGCGTTTCTACATCAAGCTGATGCAGCAGGCCAAGGCTCACATCGCCGACGACACCTTCGAGGAATGGGCAGATGAAATGATCCCCAAGCTGCAGCAGAACCTATAA